One stretch of Pyramidobacter piscolens W5455 DNA includes these proteins:
- a CDS encoding TIGR03960 family B12-binding radical SAM protein yields MRFEEFDDPRWPLIAGAKWPSRYACSEWGNTKPKENADFRVCFCFPDVYEVGMSYLGFQLLYPRTKNMDGVDAERAYCPWIDMEQSLRKARLPLGSIESGRALKDFDGLGFTLQHEMSFTNILTMLDLGGVPLLAARRADGDPIVMAGGPAALVPEPVADFIDIFCLGDGEVVNPPLFDLLKKTKGRPRAERLRAAAELDGTYVPALTSCTYDEAGTHFASEFPLPRQRLICRDMDAIVPESMIVPASGIIHDRVAVELFRGCSRGCRFCQAGMIYRPIRERSPEVIDACIRALIRQTGWEECSLVSLASCDYPQIGPLLQSLADLHDDGIKVSLPSLRVDNFSVGLAAGLEVMKKGGLTLAPEAGSQRMRDVINKGVTEADLDAALNAAFEHGWQKVKLYFMMGLPTETDDDLQGIVELAERAASIGRRHTKRAAINVSVAGFVPKGHTPFQWAAQNTREELARKGAFMKKQIRSRAISFKYHESEQSFIEGVLARGDRRVGRAILEAWRLGERFDSWSETFSLERWMEAFARAGVDPAWYAQRERAEDEAFPWDHIDTGVSKSFLLREYRRAQAAKVTRDCRSFGCNACGWERRGCEWSAANA; encoded by the coding sequence TTGCGATTTGAAGAATTTGACGATCCGCGCTGGCCTTTGATCGCCGGAGCGAAATGGCCGTCGCGGTACGCCTGCTCCGAATGGGGGAACACCAAGCCGAAGGAAAACGCCGATTTTCGCGTGTGCTTCTGTTTTCCCGACGTGTACGAGGTGGGCATGAGCTATCTTGGCTTTCAGCTGCTCTATCCCCGTACGAAAAACATGGACGGCGTCGACGCGGAGCGCGCCTACTGTCCGTGGATCGACATGGAACAGTCGCTGCGGAAAGCGCGGCTGCCTCTGGGGTCGATCGAATCGGGGCGGGCGCTGAAAGATTTCGACGGGTTGGGCTTTACGCTTCAGCACGAGATGAGCTTTACGAACATCCTCACCATGCTCGATCTGGGCGGCGTGCCGCTGCTGGCCGCACGCCGGGCGGACGGCGACCCGATCGTCATGGCCGGCGGGCCGGCGGCGCTGGTGCCGGAGCCTGTAGCGGATTTTATCGACATTTTCTGCCTCGGCGACGGCGAAGTCGTCAATCCGCCGCTGTTCGATCTGCTGAAAAAGACGAAAGGACGGCCGCGCGCCGAACGGCTGCGCGCCGCGGCCGAACTCGACGGCACATACGTTCCGGCGCTGACGTCGTGTACTTACGACGAGGCGGGGACGCATTTTGCCTCGGAATTTCCGCTGCCGCGGCAGCGCCTGATCTGCCGCGACATGGACGCGATCGTTCCCGAGAGCATGATCGTGCCCGCTTCGGGCATCATCCACGACCGCGTGGCGGTGGAGCTGTTCCGCGGCTGTTCGCGCGGCTGCCGTTTCTGTCAGGCGGGCATGATCTACCGGCCCATCCGCGAGCGCAGTCCGGAGGTTATCGACGCGTGCATCCGCGCGCTGATCCGTCAGACGGGCTGGGAAGAGTGCAGTCTGGTTTCGCTGGCCAGCTGCGATTATCCGCAGATCGGCCCCTTGCTCCAGTCGCTGGCGGATCTTCATGACGACGGCATCAAGGTCAGCCTGCCGAGCCTGCGCGTGGATAATTTTTCCGTCGGCTTGGCGGCCGGGCTGGAAGTGATGAAAAAGGGCGGGCTGACGCTGGCGCCCGAGGCCGGGTCGCAGCGTATGCGCGACGTGATCAACAAGGGCGTGACCGAGGCCGATCTCGACGCGGCGCTGAACGCGGCGTTCGAACATGGCTGGCAGAAAGTCAAGCTCTACTTCATGATGGGGCTGCCGACGGAGACCGACGACGATCTGCAGGGCATCGTCGAGCTGGCAGAGCGCGCCGCTTCGATCGGCCGCCGCCACACTAAACGCGCGGCGATCAACGTATCCGTGGCCGGCTTTGTGCCGAAGGGGCACACTCCGTTCCAGTGGGCGGCGCAGAATACGCGCGAAGAACTGGCGCGCAAGGGCGCTTTTATGAAAAAGCAGATCCGTTCGCGCGCGATCAGCTTTAAATATCACGAATCGGAGCAGTCCTTCATCGAAGGCGTGCTGGCCCGCGGCGACCGTCGCGTCGGCCGCGCGATCCTCGAAGCGTGGCGGCTGGGCGAACGCTTCGACAGCTGGAGCGAGACGTTCAGTCTCGAGCGCTGGATGGAAGCGTTCGCCCGCGCCGGCGTCGATCCGGCGTGGTACGCTCAGCGGGAGCGCGCCGAGGACGAGGCGTTCCCGTGGGACCATATCGATACGGGCGTGTCCAAATCGTTTTTGCTGCGCGAATATCGCCGCGCGCAGGCAGCGAAAGTCACGCGCGACTGCCGTTCTTTCGGCTGCAACGCCTGCGGCTGGGAGCGGCGCGGCTGCGAGTGGAGCGCGGCGAACGCATGA
- a CDS encoding tRNA1(Val) (adenine(37)-N6)-methyltransferase, whose translation MGLDREKKEIAPPADGEAILYGFLRLHQPDVGPRVNMDTVLLAGFARPRPGERVIELGCAHGGVSLILAKRFPHSRFEGLDIQPRLIELARENAARNGLTANARFETGDLREHRRLYEHQSFDAVVVNPPYEDPGFGRRAEAETNRLARQGEMCPLADVCEASRFLLKNGGRLYMVMRALRLAETLGLLRAHRLEPRELLMVHPAPGKNASVFLVEARRSGGAAMTVPPPLFIYNAAGEYTPELRRFYAPAPPLP comes from the coding sequence ATGGGATTAGACCGCGAAAAAAAAGAAATCGCCCCGCCCGCGGACGGCGAGGCGATCCTGTACGGATTTCTGCGCCTGCACCAGCCCGACGTGGGGCCGCGCGTCAACATGGACACGGTGCTGCTGGCCGGCTTCGCCCGGCCGCGCCCGGGCGAGCGCGTGATCGAGCTGGGCTGCGCCCACGGCGGCGTGTCGCTGATCCTGGCCAAGCGCTTCCCGCACAGCCGTTTCGAAGGGCTGGATATTCAGCCGCGGCTGATCGAGCTGGCGCGGGAAAACGCCGCGCGCAACGGCCTGACCGCCAACGCGCGCTTCGAAACGGGCGACCTGCGCGAACACCGACGGCTGTACGAACACCAGAGCTTCGACGCGGTCGTCGTCAACCCGCCCTACGAAGATCCCGGCTTCGGCCGCCGCGCCGAGGCGGAAACGAACCGTCTGGCCCGCCAGGGCGAGATGTGCCCGCTCGCCGATGTGTGCGAGGCGTCGCGCTTCCTGCTGAAAAACGGCGGCCGCCTGTACATGGTCATGCGCGCGCTGCGTCTGGCCGAAACGCTCGGGCTGCTGCGGGCGCACAGGCTCGAGCCGCGCGAGCTGCTGATGGTCCATCCCGCGCCGGGCAAAAACGCTTCCGTGTTCCTCGTCGAAGCGCGTCGCAGCGGCGGAGCGGCCATGACCGTGCCGCCGCCGCTGTTCATTTACAACGCGGCAGGCGAATACACGCCCGAGCTGCGGCGCTTCTACGCCCCCGCCCCGCCGCTGCCGTGA
- a CDS encoding AAA family ATPase, which translates to MFIERLTLKNFKSFGGTHELPFAPGFTAIVGPNGSGKSNILDGLRWVLGESGAARLRITRQSDLIFQGSAGLSEAAETDVALDLNDGGGRGSLRRHLDASGGALYVNGVRMRIQDLTQFKQQWRLEGDRSAFIGQGEVGAAVLQKPFQRRLQLEELFGIDLYRKKRDGALDELKQSGDELLRLHTLMGELRVRREEIAPDLQNARKAKDYQERLEDLRRVLYHYRRCNEEARLKTLERKHEEAGSQLDSAGRWASLWKNALERLRARGSEYARRRGELNDRLEELTPRLDDALRREMALNAEKSESEFAARRASEERDRLDEQLKQEEAQRSGLAVQVGRLTQESSSLDVQIHDLEDRLASRDAALEASRRRRRELLEREAGLLEEARQMETRAETLGLQSRERSAVLEDLRAKRDSLVSKMTESDEALEALEDKLEQLEKKRGEAAAQSQEMAIRAQSVRRSVAKADAELDTLLQRAEAGLYPRPVQMVLSAVKLGRLKIETIPAVEGFSCDGALAPCLEAYLGGRQYWLLVDTMAQARVGIDLLKERSGGRATFLPLERCRSSRAGKAPAGNGVLGWAIDLVAPDPRWLPAMEHLLGDLLVVKDYDTGARLAATARYPIVTIDGEVFSPSGTVSGGKNARSAGAITLRNMIDETEKQIAADKKAQAEIAKSLEAAERAEAKAGEALEKQRAAAAEQKSRTEALRRVLREQTEELNALLQEDSNSAERIGHCRAEAKKMRESAAQARAEVDALPLSDGDDAESARLAELRTQGLLVGERLTAKRGELEKSVRAVSDLRRALSDNNEESRRIVQKLAELAERQESVLKEKGGARPRNEPCRSRLPSWTSTTPTRRGAWSASCCAASAPRPRSIRSPATS; encoded by the coding sequence TTGTTTATCGAACGACTGACCCTTAAAAACTTCAAGAGCTTTGGCGGCACGCACGAGCTTCCTTTCGCGCCGGGCTTCACGGCCATCGTGGGGCCGAACGGCAGCGGCAAAAGTAACATCCTTGACGGGCTGCGCTGGGTCCTCGGCGAGAGTGGCGCGGCCCGTCTGCGCATTACCCGCCAGAGCGACCTGATCTTTCAGGGGTCGGCCGGCCTTTCCGAGGCGGCGGAGACCGACGTGGCGCTCGATCTGAACGACGGAGGCGGCCGCGGCAGCCTCCGCCGCCATCTTGACGCCTCGGGCGGCGCGCTTTACGTCAACGGCGTCCGCATGCGCATCCAGGACCTGACGCAGTTCAAACAGCAGTGGCGGCTCGAAGGCGACCGCTCGGCCTTCATCGGTCAGGGCGAAGTGGGCGCGGCCGTTCTGCAGAAGCCGTTTCAGCGCCGCCTGCAGCTGGAAGAACTTTTCGGCATCGACCTGTACCGCAAAAAACGCGACGGCGCCCTCGACGAGCTCAAACAATCCGGCGACGAGCTGTTGCGCCTGCACACGCTGATGGGCGAGCTGCGGGTCCGCCGCGAGGAAATCGCGCCGGATCTCCAGAACGCGCGCAAAGCCAAAGACTATCAGGAACGTCTCGAAGACCTGCGCCGTGTTCTGTATCATTACCGGCGCTGCAACGAAGAGGCGCGGCTGAAAACGCTCGAGCGAAAGCACGAAGAGGCCGGCTCGCAGCTCGATTCGGCGGGGCGCTGGGCGTCGCTGTGGAAGAACGCCCTCGAACGCCTCCGCGCCCGGGGCAGCGAGTACGCGCGGCGCCGCGGCGAACTGAACGACCGGCTGGAAGAGCTGACGCCGCGACTTGACGACGCGCTGCGCCGCGAGATGGCGCTCAACGCGGAAAAAAGCGAGAGCGAATTCGCCGCGCGCCGCGCCAGCGAAGAGCGCGACCGTCTCGACGAACAACTGAAACAGGAAGAAGCGCAGCGCAGCGGGCTGGCCGTTCAGGTCGGACGGCTGACGCAGGAGTCGTCGTCGCTCGACGTGCAGATCCACGATCTGGAAGACCGTCTCGCCTCCCGCGACGCGGCGCTCGAAGCGTCGCGTCGCAGACGCCGCGAACTTCTGGAACGCGAAGCCGGACTGCTCGAAGAGGCCCGTCAGATGGAAACCCGCGCCGAGACTCTGGGGCTGCAGAGCCGCGAGCGCTCCGCCGTGCTCGAAGACCTGCGCGCCAAACGCGACAGCCTGGTCTCGAAGATGACCGAATCCGACGAAGCGCTGGAAGCGCTCGAGGACAAACTGGAACAGCTGGAGAAAAAGCGCGGCGAGGCGGCGGCGCAGAGTCAGGAGATGGCGATCCGCGCCCAGAGCGTGCGCCGTTCCGTCGCCAAGGCCGATGCCGAACTCGATACGCTGCTGCAACGCGCCGAGGCGGGGCTTTATCCGCGCCCCGTGCAGATGGTGCTCTCGGCCGTCAAGCTCGGGCGCCTGAAGATCGAGACGATCCCCGCCGTCGAAGGCTTTTCCTGCGACGGCGCGCTGGCCCCCTGCCTCGAAGCCTATCTGGGGGGCCGCCAGTATTGGCTGCTCGTCGACACGATGGCGCAGGCCCGCGTCGGCATCGACCTGCTGAAAGAACGCAGCGGCGGGCGCGCGACGTTTTTGCCGCTGGAACGCTGCCGCAGTTCCCGCGCCGGCAAAGCTCCCGCGGGAAATGGCGTGCTGGGCTGGGCCATCGATCTGGTCGCGCCCGATCCGCGTTGGCTGCCCGCCATGGAGCATTTGCTCGGCGACCTGCTGGTCGTCAAAGATTACGATACCGGCGCGCGCTTGGCGGCGACGGCCCGTTACCCGATCGTCACGATCGACGGCGAAGTCTTTTCGCCTTCCGGCACCGTCAGCGGCGGCAAAAACGCCCGTTCCGCAGGCGCGATCACGTTGCGCAACATGATCGACGAGACGGAAAAACAGATCGCCGCCGACAAAAAAGCGCAGGCGGAGATCGCCAAATCTCTCGAAGCAGCCGAGCGCGCCGAAGCGAAAGCCGGCGAAGCGCTGGAAAAACAGCGCGCCGCCGCCGCCGAACAGAAGTCGCGGACCGAGGCGCTGCGCCGCGTCTTGCGCGAACAGACCGAAGAACTGAACGCGCTGCTCCAGGAAGACAGCAATTCGGCGGAACGCATCGGCCATTGCCGCGCCGAAGCGAAGAAAATGCGCGAGAGCGCCGCCCAGGCGCGCGCCGAGGTCGACGCCCTGCCGCTGTCCGACGGCGACGACGCCGAAAGCGCCCGCCTCGCCGAGCTGCGCACGCAGGGACTGCTGGTCGGCGAGCGCCTGACGGCCAAAAGGGGCGAACTGGAAAAGAGCGTGCGCGCCGTGAGCGACCTGCGCCGCGCGCTCAGCGACAACAACGAGGAATCGCGCCGCATCGTTCAGAAACTGGCCGAGCTGGCCGAGCGGCAGGAATCGGTGCTGAAGGAAAAGGGGGGCGCGAGGCCGAGAAACGAGCCGTGCAGGAGCAGATTGCCGAGCTGGACAAGCACAACGCCGACGCGGCGCGGCGCATGGAGCGCCAGCTGCTGCGCAGCCAGCGCGCCCAGACCGCGTTCGATTCGCTCACCCGCGACGAGCTGA
- the rodA gene encoding rod shape-determining protein RodA: MNNHGSLRNTLHALDYPLLIAVLLMYLTGVATIYSAGGGPAGLGKFYAGRQLIWGLAAIVMLAVVLRLDYEFFLDASYWLYGGCCLLLLLLFAMGHRAKGAQSWINLGFFKIQPAEFVKLGLAFVMAHHLTLFPPYNLKNFAGALALGGVSALLVLVQPDLGSTLVYGVMIFVALLVAGAPKRYLLSLMGGAAALLPLGWMFLKEYQKKRILVFINPELDPLGAGYNVIQSRIAVGSGRFFGKGFMQGAQSKLRFLPEPHTDFIFSVFAEEFGLVGGLFVLALLSFILWRMIRVALRARSVTVKILVASLSASLWFHSFESVGMSMGLLPVTGLPLPLMSYGGSSLLATVLAIGVTVKLGAQNEISRRENSVPDSRTPYSVRRS, encoded by the coding sequence ATGAACAACCATGGTTCCTTGCGGAACACGTTGCATGCGCTGGATTATCCGCTGCTGATCGCCGTCTTGTTGATGTACCTGACGGGCGTGGCGACGATCTACAGCGCCGGCGGCGGCCCCGCGGGGCTGGGAAAATTTTATGCCGGGCGTCAGCTGATCTGGGGCCTCGCGGCGATCGTGATGCTGGCCGTCGTGCTGCGGTTGGATTACGAGTTTTTCCTCGACGCTTCCTATTGGCTCTACGGCGGCTGCTGTTTGCTGTTGTTGCTGTTGTTTGCGATGGGGCATCGGGCCAAGGGCGCCCAGTCATGGATCAACTTGGGATTCTTCAAGATTCAGCCGGCGGAATTTGTCAAATTGGGATTGGCCTTTGTGATGGCGCATCATCTGACTCTGTTTCCGCCGTACAATCTGAAAAATTTTGCCGGAGCGCTGGCGCTTGGCGGCGTCTCTGCGCTGCTGGTGCTCGTGCAGCCCGATCTCGGCAGCACGCTGGTCTATGGCGTCATGATCTTTGTGGCGCTGCTGGTGGCGGGCGCTCCGAAACGCTATCTGCTCTCGCTGATGGGCGGCGCGGCGGCGCTGCTGCCGCTGGGCTGGATGTTTCTGAAGGAGTATCAGAAGAAGCGCATTCTCGTGTTCATCAACCCGGAGCTGGATCCTCTCGGCGCCGGATATAACGTGATCCAGTCGCGCATCGCCGTGGGCTCGGGGCGTTTTTTCGGGAAGGGATTCATGCAGGGGGCGCAGAGCAAGCTGCGCTTTTTGCCGGAGCCGCATACCGATTTCATCTTCAGCGTTTTCGCCGAGGAGTTTGGCCTGGTGGGCGGGCTTTTTGTGCTGGCGCTGCTGTCGTTCATTCTCTGGCGCATGATCCGCGTCGCCCTGAGGGCGCGCAGCGTGACGGTCAAGATTCTTGTGGCGTCGCTGTCGGCGTCGCTGTGGTTTCACAGCTTTGAATCCGTCGGCATGAGCATGGGGCTGCTGCCCGTGACGGGGCTGCCCCTGCCGCTGATGAGCTACGGCGGCAGTTCGCTGCTGGCGACGGTGCTGGCGATCGGCGTAACGGTAAAGCTTGGCGCCCAGAACGAGATCAGCCGCCGCGAAAATTCGGTGCCGGATTCGCGGACGCCGTATTCCGTCCGCCGTTCCTGA
- a CDS encoding TIGR03936 family radical SAM-associated protein, protein MSRLRVVFEKRGFACFVRHVELPQLFGRIARRAGLKVALTQGMSPHPHIVMGPALPVGVISLCEAAEIWFEENVPPEEALEKMNAQAPTGFRFLRAAHIAPDAMSLNKCFDAASYWLCPRDPDKLAAVKRILSEEFGAEILLALRECGDGLELVMHDPSQTGPGALVKALVAREAISGWPEVCIARLCLGRWRADAGGIAPLL, encoded by the coding sequence ATGAGCCGCCTCCGCGTTGTTTTCGAGAAGCGGGGCTTCGCCTGCTTCGTGCGCCACGTGGAACTGCCGCAGCTTTTCGGCCGCATCGCCCGCCGCGCCGGGCTGAAAGTCGCCCTGACGCAGGGCATGTCGCCCCATCCGCACATCGTCATGGGACCGGCGCTGCCCGTGGGCGTGATCTCGCTCTGCGAGGCGGCGGAGATCTGGTTCGAAGAGAACGTCCCGCCCGAGGAAGCTCTGGAAAAGATGAACGCCCAGGCGCCGACGGGGTTCCGATTTCTCCGCGCCGCCCACATCGCGCCCGACGCCATGTCGCTGAACAAGTGCTTCGACGCGGCGTCTTACTGGCTCTGCCCGCGCGATCCGGACAAGCTGGCGGCGGTGAAGCGGATCCTGTCGGAAGAGTTCGGCGCGGAAATTCTGCTGGCGCTGCGCGAATGCGGCGACGGGCTCGAGCTGGTCATGCACGATCCGTCGCAGACCGGCCCCGGCGCGCTCGTCAAGGCGCTGGTCGCCCGCGAAGCGATCTCCGGCTGGCCGGAAGTCTGTATCGCCCGACTCTGCCTGGGACGCTGGCGCGCCGACGCGGGCGGGATCGCGCCGCTGCTGTGA
- the rsmI gene encoding 16S rRNA (cytidine(1402)-2'-O)-methyltransferase — MPLILIPTPIGNMGDITLRALEELKSADLIACEDTRHSGLLLSRYGVKRPLMSYQKFNEQARVDELLARLAKGEKIAVISDAGTPGMSDPGYVILKAAVEAGLPVDVLPGATAFVPAVLLSGLEPHPFSFVGFLSDQKGERVAALEKLKGHPYTMVFYLSPHKAAKQLEDFLAVLGDRRAALVREISKVYQEARRGSLSEILASVAEGVKGELVLVVEGGVAEAPSDGAWREEALRRRAEGIPVKRIAEELAERFGAPKNKIKSWLLEQKR, encoded by the coding sequence ATGCCGCTGATCCTGATCCCGACGCCCATCGGCAACATGGGCGACATCACGCTGCGCGCGCTGGAAGAGCTCAAGTCCGCCGACCTGATCGCCTGCGAGGACACGCGCCATAGCGGCCTGCTGCTGAGCCGTTACGGCGTCAAGCGGCCGCTGATGAGCTACCAGAAGTTCAACGAGCAGGCCCGCGTCGATGAACTGCTGGCGCGCCTCGCCAAGGGCGAAAAAATCGCCGTGATCAGCGACGCCGGCACGCCCGGTATGTCCGACCCCGGCTACGTTATTTTGAAAGCCGCCGTCGAAGCCGGGCTGCCCGTCGATGTTCTGCCCGGCGCGACGGCCTTCGTGCCCGCCGTGCTGCTGTCGGGGCTGGAGCCGCATCCGTTCTCGTTCGTCGGCTTTCTCTCCGATCAGAAGGGCGAGCGCGTCGCCGCGCTGGAAAAACTGAAAGGCCATCCCTACACGATGGTTTTTTACCTCTCGCCGCACAAGGCCGCGAAGCAGCTCGAAGACTTCCTCGCCGTGCTCGGCGACCGCCGCGCCGCGCTCGTGCGCGAGATCAGCAAAGTCTATCAGGAAGCGCGCCGCGGCTCGCTGTCCGAGATTCTTGCTTCGGTGGCCGAGGGCGTGAAAGGCGAGCTGGTCCTCGTCGTCGAAGGCGGCGTCGCCGAAGCGCCGTCCGACGGCGCCTGGCGGGAAGAGGCGCTGCGCCGGCGCGCCGAAGGGATTCCCGTGAAGCGGATCGCCGAAGAGCTCGCGGAGCGTTTCGGCGCGCCGAAGAACAAAATCAAATCGTGGTTGCTTGAGCAGAAGCGCTGA
- the minD gene encoding septum site-determining protein MinD, translated as MAGRVIVVTSGKGGVGKTTTTANISMALAKLGKKVVVVDGDTGLRNLDIILGLENRIVYTLVDVVEGNCELKKALIRDKRVDGLYLLPTAQTRQKDCVSEEQMKNLSDELKKDFEFVLFDCPAGIESGFKNASAGASEALVVTTPDVAPVRDADRIIGMLEAQGKEQIHLIINRLVPKMMRKGDMLGVGDVLDILSVPLIGVVPEDDLVLRSSNNGEPLTLSPNSPAATAFTNIARRLLGEEVPFLDVESMDKGFLASLRHFFGRK; from the coding sequence ATGGCGGGACGCGTGATCGTAGTGACTTCGGGAAAGGGCGGCGTCGGCAAGACGACGACGACGGCTAACATCTCCATGGCTTTGGCGAAGCTGGGCAAAAAAGTCGTGGTCGTCGACGGCGATACGGGACTTCGTAACCTCGACATCATCCTCGGATTGGAAAACCGCATTGTCTATACGCTGGTCGACGTCGTCGAAGGCAACTGCGAGCTGAAGAAAGCTTTGATCCGCGACAAGCGCGTCGATGGACTCTATCTGTTGCCTACGGCTCAGACCCGTCAGAAGGACTGCGTCAGCGAAGAGCAGATGAAGAACCTCAGCGACGAGCTGAAGAAGGACTTTGAATTCGTCCTCTTCGACTGCCCCGCCGGCATCGAGTCGGGATTCAAAAACGCCTCCGCCGGCGCCTCCGAAGCCCTCGTGGTGACCACGCCCGACGTAGCCCCCGTGCGCGACGCCGACCGCATCATCGGCATGCTCGAGGCCCAGGGCAAAGAGCAGATCCATCTGATCATCAACCGTCTGGTGCCGAAGATGATGCGCAAAGGCGACATGCTCGGCGTCGGCGATGTGCTCGACATTCTTTCCGTGCCCCTGATCGGCGTGGTGCCCGAGGACGATCTGGTGTTGCGTTCGTCCAACAACGGCGAACCTCTGACGCTTTCGCCCAACTCTCCGGCGGCGACGGCTTTTACCAACATCGCGCGCCGGCTGCTGGGCGAGGAAGTCCCCTTCCTCGACGTGGAGAGCATGGACAAAGGTTTCCTTGCCAGTCTTCGCCATTTTTTTGGCCGTAAGTAG
- the minE gene encoding cell division topological specificity factor MinE, whose protein sequence is MASMTDFLNRIFKRTKSKDNAKKRLQIVLMHDRKDISPEVMAAIREDILKVISKYMDVDNTGIDIDLNDDENMVALEVSVPVKGMKRASTAIGRVAKKNNA, encoded by the coding sequence ATGGCATCTATGACTGATTTTCTGAACCGGATCTTCAAAAGGACGAAGTCCAAGGACAACGCCAAAAAACGTCTGCAGATCGTGCTCATGCACGACCGCAAGGATATTTCTCCCGAGGTTATGGCGGCGATCCGCGAGGACATTCTTAAAGTCATCAGCAAGTACATGGACGTTGATAACACAGGAATCGATATCGATCTGAACGACGACGAGAACATGGTGGCGCTCGAAGTTTCCGTGCCTGTGAAAGGCATGAAGCGGGCCTCTACGGCCATAGGCAGGGTGGCCAAGAAAAACAACGCTTGA
- a CDS encoding Rne/Rng family ribonuclease — MNQPDILILANTIDPEEARVAIVENGRLSELFIERMWECQKSGEIYKARVESVLPGMNAAFVGLGDGRNGFLYLNDARGVKVQQNGEVLVQVVKTARKNKGARVTARISLPGRYLVLVPGGRDVGVSKRIVKEEERMRLKETIRSLDTVGYGVILRTASEGVDADALADDLKRLKKLWRDIEDSAAKQTAPCLLYKDMGLVGRVLRDELSSEVSQIVVDNQEEYDRVADYLERYRAAEKTPTLSFHRSNIPLFEYYDVEKEIDALLDNKVWLKSGAYLVVDQTEALTVIDVNTGKYTGGRNLRETVLATNLEAAEEIAWQLKLRSIGGIVVVDFIDMEPEEDKKALLAKLDEVFAADRCRVRVYGISPLGLVEMTRKRARADLRSVLTRPCPLCGSGSRVLKEDSLALMLKRFIRKVFLSGRAEAVLVDVNESVAAYAAQVYLSSWEETFGRKIFLRGRLDMPLEKFRLDLQGSLSSVESRVELTRSRGDTSVVYRTTDP, encoded by the coding sequence ATGAACCAGCCGGATATACTCATCCTGGCGAACACCATCGACCCTGAAGAAGCCCGTGTGGCGATCGTGGAAAACGGCCGTTTGAGCGAGCTCTTCATCGAACGGATGTGGGAATGCCAGAAGAGCGGGGAAATATACAAAGCGCGCGTGGAAAGCGTTCTGCCGGGAATGAACGCCGCGTTCGTCGGACTCGGCGACGGGCGGAACGGTTTCCTCTATCTGAACGACGCGCGCGGCGTGAAAGTGCAGCAGAACGGCGAAGTGCTAGTGCAGGTCGTCAAAACGGCGCGCAAGAACAAAGGGGCGCGCGTGACCGCGCGCATTTCGCTGCCCGGGCGCTATCTCGTGCTCGTGCCCGGCGGCCGCGACGTGGGCGTGTCCAAGCGCATCGTCAAGGAAGAAGAGCGGATGCGTCTCAAGGAAACGATCCGCAGTCTGGATACGGTCGGTTACGGCGTGATTTTGCGCACGGCGTCGGAGGGCGTCGACGCCGACGCGCTGGCCGACGATTTGAAGCGGCTGAAAAAGCTCTGGCGCGACATCGAGGACAGCGCCGCCAAGCAGACGGCGCCCTGCCTGCTCTACAAGGACATGGGGCTGGTCGGCCGCGTGCTGCGCGACGAGCTGAGCTCGGAAGTGTCGCAGATCGTCGTCGACAATCAGGAGGAATACGACCGCGTCGCCGATTATCTGGAACGCTACCGCGCCGCGGAAAAAACGCCGACGCTGAGCTTTCACCGCAGCAACATCCCGCTGTTCGAATACTACGACGTCGAAAAGGAGATCGACGCGCTGCTGGACAATAAAGTCTGGCTCAAGTCCGGCGCCTATCTCGTCGTCGATCAGACGGAAGCGCTGACGGTGATCGACGTGAACACGGGCAAGTACACCGGCGGGCGCAATCTGCGCGAGACGGTGCTGGCCACCAATCTCGAGGCGGCCGAAGAGATCGCCTGGCAGCTGAAGCTGCGCTCCATCGGCGGCATCGTCGTCGTCGATTTCATCGACATGGAACCTGAAGAGGACAAAAAGGCGCTGCTGGCGAAACTGGACGAGGTCTTCGCGGCGGACCGCTGCCGTGTGAGGGTCTATGGGATCTCGCCGCTCGGCCTGGTGGAAATGACGCGCAAGCGCGCGCGGGCCGACCTGAGGTCGGTGCTGACGCGTCCCTGCCCGCTCTGCGGTTCCGGTTCGCGGGTGCTGAAAGAAGATTCGCTGGCGCTGATGCTGAAGCGCTTCATCCGCAAGGTCTTCCTTTCCGGACGCGCCGAGGCCGTGCTCGTGGACGTCAACGAATCGGTGGCGGCTTATGCGGCTCAGGTTTATCTGAGTTCGTGGGAAGAGACGTTCGGTCGGAAAATTTTTTTGCGCGGGCGGCTGGACATGCCGCTGGAAAAGTTCCGTCTCGACCTGCAGGGCTCGCTGAGCAGCGTAGAATCGCGCGTCGAACTGACGCGCAGCAGAGGAGATACCAGCGTTGTTTATCGAACGACTGACCCTTAA